One Mycolicibacterium sarraceniae genomic window carries:
- a CDS encoding DUF3052 domain-containing protein: MVAEGGPPSYAQKLGVQKNQVVQELGWDEDTDDDIRADVEDASGGELLDEDADEVVDVVLLWWRDGDGDLVDRLMDAIAPLADDGIIWVLTPKTGKPGHVLPAEIAESAPTAGLMQTSSANLGDWSASRLVQPKSKAAGRHS; this comes from the coding sequence GTGGTCGCGGAGGGTGGCCCCCCGAGTTACGCCCAGAAGCTGGGCGTACAAAAAAATCAGGTTGTGCAGGAGCTGGGCTGGGACGAGGACACCGATGACGATATTCGGGCCGACGTCGAGGACGCCAGCGGCGGGGAACTGCTCGATGAGGATGCCGACGAGGTCGTCGATGTTGTGCTCCTGTGGTGGCGTGACGGTGACGGTGACCTGGTGGATCGGCTGATGGACGCGATAGCGCCGCTGGCCGACGATGGCATCATCTGGGTGTTGACGCCCAAGACCGGTAAACCCGGTCACGTACTTCCCGCTGAGATCGCCGAATCGGCCCCTACCGCGGGATTGATGCAGACCTCCTCGGCGAATTTGGGGGACTGGAGCGCGAGCCGATTGGTGCAGCCGAAGTCGAAGGCGGCCGGGAGGCATTCGTGA